Proteins from one Nakamurella multipartita DSM 44233 genomic window:
- a CDS encoding right-handed parallel beta-helix repeat-containing protein has translation MDYSGRPPADHFSVVPGKGLIDLQPGLAATASLSAVAASDIELRTTFDLPTVGGVYYSEELRRRSNGDAYRVQVKTMNSGAIVLAIVRRASGTDTALTQFVLPFRIVANQSVILQAQAVGANPVAISAKAWLEGASEPAWQATVQDSASDRLSSAGTVGLWVYLSSSAPPTRVQVASLKAWAPITPPATSTLNTSPATTTSTASPTTSTPTPTSTTTAQTTTTSPAGTTAARGSVPVGSAAYPIPAGAVYVDGANGRDSAAGGLTSPVKSVGAAIAKAPSGGTVVVRAGIYNESLLVTKTLTIQAYPKEAVWFDGSVPVSNWVQTGNRWVSSGWTVVPDNSLGGGDSYSRFVDPAYPMANEPDQVFYDGSNLTQVTNASAVGPGTFSIDHAAKTITLGNNPNGHEVRASNLGQAFYVTSTGSTLQGFGVRRYGTPYLLSGAVRMGNANSTVRDLVVQDNATIGVMMRNSNDRAERLTSTRNGMLGLGATTADGLTIVDSVLTENNTERFKPAPVAGGLKVTRSRNLTVSNVDASRNYATGLWFDESSVGITVVNSTADANKKHGIELELCERGIIANNSATGNGDTGVLIFDTGTVRVYNNSIGGNTLFGLQLKQDQRRQADASFAGHDPRQPVPDPTNPWLTRNITVSNNAFGNGGYFQFYGLDGKTGIGVDSMNVTITGNLFNNRAAKTDPTMVGWGGTDNATVTRYETPAALAAAKNSTWLNRLTATSVTIGRMSADIQQAQDVAIALPADIAAAVGVPAGTRRLGPLS, from the coding sequence GTGGACTACAGCGGCCGTCCTCCGGCCGATCACTTCTCGGTCGTCCCAGGGAAAGGTCTGATCGACCTGCAGCCCGGCCTGGCCGCGACAGCATCGCTATCAGCTGTGGCAGCCAGCGATATCGAACTCCGGACGACCTTCGACCTTCCGACCGTAGGAGGTGTGTACTACTCGGAGGAACTGCGCCGCCGCAGCAACGGCGACGCCTATCGGGTGCAGGTCAAGACGATGAACAGTGGGGCCATCGTGCTGGCCATCGTTCGCCGAGCCAGTGGCACCGACACCGCCCTCACGCAATTCGTCCTGCCGTTTCGGATCGTGGCGAACCAGAGCGTCATCTTGCAGGCCCAGGCGGTGGGGGCAAACCCGGTCGCAATCAGTGCGAAGGCGTGGCTGGAAGGCGCCTCAGAACCGGCGTGGCAGGCCACGGTTCAGGACTCCGCTTCGGACCGGCTGAGCTCGGCCGGCACCGTCGGCCTGTGGGTCTACCTGTCGAGCTCGGCACCGCCGACCCGGGTACAGGTCGCCTCCCTGAAAGCCTGGGCCCCCATCACTCCGCCGGCGACTTCGACCCTAAACACTTCCCCAGCCACGACCACCAGCACCGCAAGTCCCACGACAAGCACGCCGACTCCGACCTCAACGACGACGGCTCAGACCACCACAACGAGCCCGGCCGGGACCACGGCGGCCCGTGGATCGGTCCCCGTCGGGAGTGCTGCCTATCCAATTCCCGCCGGTGCCGTCTACGTCGATGGGGCCAATGGCCGTGACTCAGCGGCCGGCGGTCTGACCAGCCCGGTCAAATCGGTTGGGGCCGCGATCGCCAAGGCTCCGAGCGGTGGCACCGTCGTTGTTCGAGCAGGTATCTACAACGAATCGCTTCTGGTCACCAAGACCCTGACCATTCAGGCGTACCCCAAGGAAGCCGTCTGGTTCGACGGTTCGGTTCCCGTCAGCAACTGGGTGCAGACCGGGAACCGCTGGGTCTCCTCGGGGTGGACGGTTGTACCTGACAACTCTCTGGGTGGCGGTGACTCCTACTCTCGCTTTGTCGACCCGGCCTACCCGATGGCCAACGAACCCGATCAAGTGTTCTACGACGGGTCCAATCTCACGCAGGTGACGAACGCATCGGCTGTAGGACCCGGAACTTTCTCCATCGACCACGCGGCCAAGACCATCACGCTCGGCAACAATCCGAATGGTCATGAAGTTCGGGCCAGCAATCTCGGTCAAGCGTTCTATGTCACTTCAACCGGCAGCACCCTGCAGGGCTTCGGAGTGCGCCGGTACGGCACGCCGTACCTCTTGAGCGGCGCGGTTCGGATGGGGAACGCCAACAGCACTGTTCGTGACCTCGTTGTCCAGGACAACGCCACCATTGGCGTGATGATGCGCAATTCCAATGACCGTGCCGAACGGCTCACGTCGACGCGCAACGGCATGCTGGGCCTGGGCGCCACGACAGCGGACGGGCTAACCATCGTGGATTCGGTCCTGACCGAGAACAACACCGAAAGGTTCAAACCGGCTCCCGTGGCCGGAGGCTTGAAGGTCACCCGCTCGCGCAACCTGACCGTCAGCAATGTCGATGCGAGCCGCAACTATGCCACCGGACTCTGGTTCGACGAGTCGTCGGTCGGGATCACGGTCGTGAACAGCACGGCCGACGCCAACAAGAAACACGGGATCGAGCTCGAGCTTTGTGAGCGTGGGATCATTGCCAACAATAGCGCGACTGGCAACGGTGACACTGGCGTGTTGATCTTTGACACGGGTACCGTTCGCGTCTACAACAACAGCATCGGCGGCAACACGCTGTTCGGGCTGCAGTTGAAGCAGGATCAACGACGCCAGGCCGATGCGAGCTTTGCCGGGCACGATCCACGACAGCCCGTCCCGGATCCCACCAATCCGTGGCTGACCCGAAACATCACGGTCTCGAACAATGCGTTCGGCAACGGAGGCTACTTCCAGTTCTACGGGTTGGACGGGAAGACGGGCATCGGCGTCGACAGCATGAACGTCACCATCACCGGCAACCTCTTCAATAACCGCGCCGCAAAGACGGACCCAACAATGGTCGGCTGGGGTGGGACCGACAACGCCACCGTGACCAGATACGAAACGCCGGCGGCACTCGCTGCCGCCAAGAACTCGACGTGGTTGAACCGGCTGACGGCCACGAGTGTGACGATCGGGCGGATGTCGGCTGACATCCAACAGGCCCAGGACGTTGCCATCGCCCTACCGGCCGACATCGCAGCCGCGGTCGGCGTGCCCGCCGGAACCAGGAGGCTGGGGCCGCTCTCGTAG
- a CDS encoding fascin domain-containing protein, whose amino-acid sequence MIANQQPSNTVSGADALSASAVTGVRPRSRRAFLQMASLASATLLVSLATPSSASAAGRHRAPSTLIGLRSMANMLYVTAENAGNAPLIANRAALSGWETFTVVDLGNGLVALRAAANGLFVCADNQGKSPLIANRTTISTWESFQLVDNHDGTVSLRSQANNAFVCADSAGASPLIANRQAVGDWEKFMLISVTNTSSGAVAPPTAPSRAQLVPGTYRPSSSTTGPVSGSTLRTINGNLNIAAHRQVVENVEVWGSVNLGAYESVIVRNSIIHGTAATGALTACIVGANDNLRELVVEDCRLTGQSNPWCEGIRGANYTIRRSELDNLPDALSLTSPLGNVTAEACWIHNGLYQEWSATTPGMPPASGYYTHTDGVQFHRGSNYVFRGNMIGGTRVPGAHHTGMAAQIASGDDLYNSCFMIKQEVDDSAANRITNVLIEKNWLMGGAASINIASGRGNNFSSTVIRNNRFIRSTWGSQLYILRGPGLAVLDNNVFDDTGEPVTISRGV is encoded by the coding sequence GTGATCGCGAATCAACAACCGTCCAACACGGTGTCAGGTGCCGACGCCCTGAGCGCCTCTGCGGTGACCGGGGTCCGCCCGCGCAGCCGCCGAGCGTTCCTCCAGATGGCGAGCCTCGCCTCGGCAACACTGCTCGTCTCGTTGGCGACACCGTCGAGCGCATCCGCCGCCGGCCGGCACCGAGCTCCGAGCACACTTATCGGCCTTCGTTCAATGGCCAATATGCTCTACGTGACCGCAGAGAACGCTGGAAATGCGCCCCTCATCGCCAACCGGGCAGCGTTGAGCGGATGGGAAACCTTCACGGTGGTCGACCTCGGAAACGGACTAGTGGCGCTTCGAGCTGCGGCAAACGGCCTCTTCGTCTGCGCTGATAACCAAGGCAAATCTCCGCTCATCGCAAATCGCACGACCATCTCGACCTGGGAGTCGTTCCAACTCGTCGACAACCACGATGGAACAGTCAGCCTGCGGAGCCAGGCCAACAACGCGTTTGTCTGCGCTGACTCGGCCGGCGCTTCACCCCTGATCGCCAACCGCCAGGCAGTCGGCGACTGGGAGAAATTCATGTTGATCAGCGTGACCAACACCAGTTCTGGAGCGGTGGCCCCGCCCACCGCGCCAAGCAGGGCCCAACTTGTCCCAGGCACCTATCGGCCCAGCAGCAGCACAACAGGACCCGTGTCCGGGTCGACTCTACGGACCATCAACGGCAATCTGAATATCGCAGCTCACCGGCAGGTCGTTGAGAACGTTGAGGTCTGGGGCAGCGTCAATCTGGGCGCGTACGAGTCGGTGATCGTCCGCAACTCGATTATCCACGGCACCGCCGCGACCGGCGCGCTGACCGCCTGCATCGTGGGCGCCAATGACAACCTTCGCGAACTCGTGGTCGAGGACTGCCGACTGACCGGGCAGAGCAATCCCTGGTGCGAAGGGATACGAGGTGCCAACTACACGATCCGACGCAGCGAACTGGACAACCTCCCCGATGCACTATCGCTGACCTCCCCGTTGGGGAATGTCACCGCCGAAGCCTGCTGGATCCACAACGGGCTGTATCAGGAATGGAGCGCAACAACACCCGGAATGCCGCCGGCCAGCGGTTATTACACGCATACCGACGGAGTCCAATTCCACCGGGGATCGAACTATGTGTTCCGGGGCAACATGATCGGAGGCACTCGAGTGCCGGGTGCCCATCACACTGGCATGGCCGCCCAGATAGCCTCCGGCGACGACCTCTACAACTCCTGCTTCATGATCAAGCAGGAGGTCGATGACTCGGCCGCCAACCGGATCACCAACGTGTTGATCGAGAAGAACTGGCTCATGGGCGGGGCAGCATCGATCAACATCGCCTCCGGTCGCGGGAACAACTTCAGCTCAACCGTCATCCGCAACAATCGGTTCATCAGGTCGACCTGGGGTAGCCAGTTGTACATACTCCGCGGGCCGGGGCTGGCCGTCCTGGACAACAATGTGTTCGACGACACCGGTGAACCGGTGACGATCAGTCGCGGTGTGTAG
- a CDS encoding UDP-glucose dehydrogenase family protein: MTTMTVIGCGYLGAVHAACMATLGHDVLGIDVDAGKVDQLNRGVPPFFEPGFPELLAEALESGRLRFTSDMSQATGRRVHFVCVGTPQKRNEYAADLAYVDSAVNALAPHLSPDALVVGKSTVPVGTAARLADVVTEAQPGAMLAWNPEFLREGFAVQDTLRPDRIVYGLPDGVPGDAAKALLDEVYGNALTAGTPLVVTDYATAELVKAAANSFLATKISFINAMAEVCEASGADVTKLADAIGYDPRIGRRFLNAGLGFGGGCLPKDIRAFMARAGELGADQALAFLREIDSINMRRRVRMVDLAREFFGGSIVGRRVAVLGLAFKPNSDDIRDSPALNVAAQMKLQGASVVVTDPQAVANAHKAWPDLEYADTAQTAAKDADLVMVLTEWDEYRKLDPVEFGTIVAGRRVLDGRNALNREVWRAAGWNYRALGRQ, encoded by the coding sequence ATGACGACCATGACGGTCATCGGCTGTGGATATCTAGGGGCGGTCCACGCCGCGTGCATGGCCACCCTGGGCCATGACGTCCTGGGAATCGACGTCGATGCCGGCAAGGTCGACCAGCTCAATCGGGGCGTTCCGCCGTTCTTCGAGCCCGGCTTTCCCGAGCTGCTGGCCGAGGCCCTCGAGTCCGGTCGACTCCGATTCACCTCCGACATGTCGCAGGCCACGGGGCGGCGGGTCCACTTCGTCTGTGTGGGTACCCCGCAGAAGCGCAACGAGTACGCCGCCGACCTCGCGTACGTGGACTCAGCGGTCAACGCGCTGGCCCCCCACCTGTCGCCCGACGCGCTGGTCGTCGGTAAGTCGACCGTGCCCGTGGGTACCGCCGCTCGCCTCGCCGATGTGGTGACCGAGGCACAGCCCGGGGCGATGTTGGCATGGAACCCCGAGTTCCTTAGGGAAGGGTTTGCGGTGCAGGACACCCTGCGCCCCGATCGGATCGTGTACGGGCTGCCCGACGGCGTCCCCGGCGATGCGGCCAAGGCGCTGCTGGACGAGGTGTACGGGAATGCCCTCACAGCGGGCACACCGCTCGTCGTCACCGATTACGCCACCGCCGAATTGGTCAAGGCCGCCGCCAATTCCTTCCTGGCCACCAAGATCTCGTTCATCAATGCGATGGCCGAGGTGTGTGAGGCCAGCGGCGCCGACGTCACTAAACTGGCCGACGCCATCGGTTACGACCCCCGGATCGGCCGGCGTTTCCTCAACGCGGGCCTCGGTTTCGGCGGTGGTTGCCTGCCGAAGGACATCCGGGCCTTCATGGCCCGAGCGGGCGAGCTCGGAGCCGACCAGGCCCTGGCGTTCCTGCGGGAGATCGATTCGATCAACATGCGTCGTCGGGTGCGCATGGTCGATCTCGCCCGTGAGTTCTTCGGCGGCTCCATCGTGGGACGCCGCGTCGCGGTCCTAGGCCTGGCGTTCAAACCGAACAGCGACGACATCCGCGACTCCCCCGCTCTGAACGTGGCCGCCCAGATGAAGCTGCAGGGGGCCTCCGTGGTCGTCACCGACCCGCAGGCGGTGGCCAATGCACACAAGGCGTGGCCGGACCTGGAATACGCGGACACTGCACAGACGGCCGCCAAGGACGCCGACCTGGTCATGGTGCTCACCGAATGGGATGAGTATCGCAAGCTGGACCCTGTCGAGTTCGGCACAATCGTCGCTGGTAGGCGGGTCTTGGACGGTCGCAACGCACTGAATCGGGAAGTCTGGCGAGCGGCCGGGTGGAACTATCGGGCGCTCGGGCGTCAGTAG
- a CDS encoding IS3 family transposase (programmed frameshift) produces MAKPYPKEFRDDVVAVARKGQATLTQIAKDFGISEGSLANWMKQADIKDGRRPGLTDVDRAELRELKKRNRLLEQENEVLRRAAAYLSQANLPKIVFPLVREMAATGAPIRVPVAVTLRVLGLSRAGYYKWLSDPVCQRDYDDAHLIDKLYDLHGDDATLGYRFLTDELEDEHGIQVGENRVHRLCRIAGITASHHKKRSKTGSTGPAPHDDLLAVVDEHGVVRHEFLADAPNKVWLWDISEHPTREGKLYICAIKDVWSNKIVGYSIDSRMKSSLARAAMRNAIALRSPAGTVCHSDRGGQFRAKRTQRLLANNDLVGSMGRSHGAGDNASMESFFSLLQKNVLNTRRWDTRDDLRLAIVTWIETKYNRRRRQRALGKLTPVEFEMIYKAAEAA; encoded by the exons GTGGCTAAGCCCTATCCCAAGGAGTTCCGCGACGACGTCGTGGCCGTGGCCCGCAAGGGCCAGGCGACGCTGACGCAGATCGCGAAGGACTTCGGCATCTCCGAAGGCTCGCTCGCGAACTGGATGAAGCAGGCCGACATCAAGGACGGTCGCCGTCCCGGTCTCACCGACGTCGACCGTGCTGAGCTTCGCGAGTTGAAGAAGCGCAACCGCCTCCTCGAGCAGGAGAACGAGGTCCTGCGTAGGGCAGCGGCCTACCTGTCGCAGGCGAACCTGCCG AAAATAGTCTTCCCGCTCGTCCGAGAGATGGCTGCGACCGGCGCCCCGATCAGGGTGCCGGTCGCGGTGACGTTGCGGGTGCTCGGCCTTTCGCGGGCCGGGTACTACAAGTGGCTCAGCGACCCCGTATGCCAGCGGGACTACGACGACGCCCACCTCATCGACAAGCTCTACGACCTCCATGGCGACGATGCGACGTTGGGCTACAGGTTCCTCACCGACGAACTCGAAGACGAGCACGGCATCCAGGTCGGGGAGAACCGGGTGCACCGCCTGTGCCGCATCGCCGGCATCACTGCCAGCCACCACAAGAAGCGCTCCAAGACCGGCTCGACCGGCCCCGCGCCACACGACGACCTCCTCGCGGTCGTCGACGAGCACGGCGTCGTACGTCACGAGTTCCTCGCCGACGCCCCGAACAAGGTGTGGCTGTGGGACATTTCCGAGCACCCCACCCGCGAAGGCAAGCTCTACATCTGCGCGATCAAGGACGTGTGGTCGAACAAGATCGTGGGCTACTCCATCGACTCCCGGATGAAGTCGTCCCTGGCGCGGGCCGCGATGCGCAACGCGATCGCGCTCCGCAGCCCGGCCGGGACAGTCTGTCACTCCGACCGAGGCGGTCAGTTTCGTGCCAAGCGGACCCAGCGGCTGCTGGCGAACAACGACCTGGTGGGGTCGATGGGCCGCTCCCACGGCGCCGGCGACAACGCCAGCATGGAGAGCTTCTTTTCCCTGCTGCAGAAGAACGTCCTGAACACCCGCCGTTGGGACACCCGCGACGACCTCCGCCTCGCGATCGTCACCTGGATCGAAACCAAGTACAACCGACGACGCCGCCAGCGGGCCCTCGGCAAGCTCACCCCGGTCGAGTTTGAGATGATCTACAAGGCCGCAGAAGCGGCCTGA
- a CDS encoding plasmid mobilization protein, with product MSGIAREIEDIATEADVTAEDPMPAGASSTRPNKSVVVAVRLTPEDAAEVEVLAEQAGLPVSTLLRTWITTGLTASRPESLASAVERLSADVALIRRFVA from the coding sequence ATGAGTGGCATCGCCCGTGAGATTGAGGACATCGCGACTGAGGCGGACGTAACGGCCGAGGATCCCATGCCGGCTGGCGCTTCCTCCACCCGGCCGAACAAGTCGGTGGTGGTTGCCGTCCGTTTGACCCCGGAGGACGCGGCCGAGGTCGAAGTGCTGGCCGAACAAGCCGGGCTGCCGGTGTCGACACTGCTTCGGACGTGGATCACCACCGGTCTGACCGCCAGTCGGCCGGAGTCCTTGGCTTCAGCGGTTGAACGCCTTAGCGCCGATGTCGCTCTGATCCGCCGGTTCGTCGCGTAG
- a CDS encoding BrnT family toxin, producing MDVDWTHGEAHMWAKHQITVAEATEALNDPDALLFDPDPKSRSGKSARLFGYSPTSAAVLVVILVRRDGSAGWWGANSWRANSADRRTYQEGNRP from the coding sequence GTGGATGTTGATTGGACGCATGGCGAAGCGCACATGTGGGCCAAGCACCAGATCACCGTTGCCGAAGCCACGGAGGCATTGAACGACCCGGACGCGCTCCTGTTCGACCCGGATCCCAAGAGTCGTTCGGGAAAGAGTGCGCGACTGTTCGGCTATTCGCCAACATCGGCAGCCGTGCTGGTAGTGATCCTGGTGCGCCGGGACGGGTCGGCAGGATGGTGGGGAGCGAACAGTTGGCGGGCCAACAGCGCTGATCGACGGACTTATCAGGAAGGGAACAGGCCATGA
- a CDS encoding helix-turn-helix transcriptional regulator, which produces MIANERQYKISKKELEKFESAYAAALASAPDPGVHRRLHQAMQEGLASQIDDLRSQIKRYEALRAGDVRGTVLTSIVALLPALIEARIAAGLTQLALSQLLGVAEQQVQRWEATGYAGVSVEKVQAIADAVGLSVREEVSYTVSA; this is translated from the coding sequence ATGATTGCCAACGAGCGCCAGTACAAGATTTCGAAGAAGGAGCTCGAGAAGTTCGAGAGCGCGTACGCAGCGGCCCTTGCCAGCGCACCCGACCCCGGTGTTCATCGGCGTCTTCATCAAGCAATGCAGGAGGGCCTGGCCTCTCAGATAGACGACTTGCGCTCGCAGATCAAACGGTACGAAGCACTGAGAGCAGGCGATGTGAGAGGGACGGTCCTCACATCCATAGTCGCACTACTGCCTGCGTTGATCGAGGCCAGGATCGCGGCCGGGCTGACGCAGCTGGCTCTTTCGCAACTACTGGGAGTGGCCGAGCAGCAGGTGCAGCGCTGGGAGGCGACGGGCTATGCGGGTGTGAGTGTCGAAAAGGTCCAGGCAATCGCAGACGCAGTGGGACTGTCCGTCAGGGAAGAAGTCAGCTACACGGTGTCTGCCTGA
- a CDS encoding glycosyltransferase family 4 protein, whose translation MSSGKSGPPRVLIIVQNLPVPLDRRVWLECQALKANGYSVSVICPKGPGDPSRQVIDGIAIYKYRPAPGAKGLGGFALEFIYSWLRTAALSIQVRRERGFDVIQACNPPDTYWLLARLWRLGGTKFIFDQHDLNPELYLSRFGEPKALGGKLQLRGLRWLERMTYHTADHVISTNESYKRLAITRGGKADNHVTVVRSGPDTRSMRPVYPPTFIRSGADKLLVYLGIMGPQDGVEMILHVADDLIHRRGRTGLRVALLGFGDCLEDLKRQCTELGLDQHVIFTGRADRAMIADYLSAADVGLCPDLKTPLNDVSTMNKTMEYMAYALPSVSFDLIETRVSGADTVTYVPSGDKSAFADAIEELLNDSDLRVSRGIAARARVSKVLDWAPQASRYVSVFDDLTGKSADPSAHVGPGDQPAPPKGRTFVDLEAEAELRRFIIERTGLPANDANPAVTVA comes from the coding sequence GTGTCTTCCGGTAAGTCAGGCCCCCCTCGGGTGCTGATCATCGTCCAGAATCTGCCAGTCCCTCTGGACCGGCGGGTGTGGCTGGAGTGCCAAGCGCTCAAGGCGAACGGCTACTCGGTCAGTGTGATCTGCCCGAAAGGTCCAGGCGACCCATCCCGCCAGGTTATCGACGGGATCGCCATCTACAAATACCGACCAGCGCCGGGCGCCAAGGGTTTGGGTGGCTTCGCTTTGGAGTTCATTTACTCGTGGCTGCGCACCGCAGCGCTGTCGATCCAAGTACGACGCGAGCGGGGGTTCGACGTCATCCAGGCGTGCAATCCACCGGATACCTATTGGTTGCTGGCCCGACTGTGGCGTCTGGGTGGCACAAAGTTCATCTTTGACCAGCACGACCTTAATCCTGAGCTATACCTTTCCAGGTTCGGAGAGCCGAAGGCCCTCGGCGGCAAACTGCAACTACGGGGGTTGCGCTGGCTGGAGCGGATGACCTACCACACCGCCGATCACGTCATCTCCACCAATGAGTCCTATAAGCGATTGGCCATCACGCGAGGCGGGAAGGCCGACAACCACGTCACCGTCGTCCGCAGTGGTCCGGACACCCGTTCGATGCGTCCCGTCTACCCTCCTACATTCATTCGCAGTGGCGCCGACAAACTGCTCGTATACCTCGGGATCATGGGCCCGCAAGATGGTGTCGAGATGATTCTGCACGTCGCCGACGATCTGATTCATCGGCGCGGGCGGACGGGGCTGCGGGTGGCTCTACTTGGATTTGGCGATTGTCTGGAGGATTTGAAGCGCCAATGCACCGAACTCGGTCTTGACCAGCACGTCATCTTCACCGGTCGAGCCGACAGAGCCATGATCGCTGACTACCTCAGTGCAGCCGACGTCGGGCTGTGCCCAGATCTCAAGACCCCACTCAACGATGTCTCGACGATGAACAAGACCATGGAGTACATGGCCTACGCGTTGCCGTCCGTGTCCTTTGATTTGATCGAGACTCGGGTCTCCGGCGCCGACACTGTGACATATGTGCCTTCCGGCGACAAATCGGCCTTCGCCGACGCTATCGAGGAGTTGCTGAACGATTCCGATCTCCGCGTATCGCGAGGAATCGCGGCGCGGGCTCGCGTCAGCAAAGTCCTGGATTGGGCTCCCCAGGCAAGTAGATACGTGAGCGTCTTTGACGATCTGACGGGCAAGTCAGCTGACCCGAGCGCGCACGTTGGGCCCGGTGACCAACCTGCCCCCCCGAAAGGTCGGACTTTCGTCGACTTGGAAGCTGAGGCCGAACTCAGGCGCTTCATCATCGAGCGGACGGGTTTGCCGGCCAACGATGCAAATCCGGCGGTCACGGTCGCCTGA
- a CDS encoding RCC1 domain-containing protein — protein sequence MALGISRRTTPVRTRLLSVAAVLAMLGSVLVALAPAAGADPQPKTIVAWGRNTWGESNIPTGMSDVKAISTAAHSLVLKNDGTVVAWGDNEAGETNVPAGLSDVVAIAAGGFHSLALRSDGTVVAWGANVYNQSSVPAGLTDVVAISGGRYHSLALRGDGTVVAWGQNNYGQSNVPAGLNDVVAIDAGGTHSLALRSDGTVVAWGNNANGQATVPAGLSDVVAVAAGWNHSLALRGDGTVVAWGSNADGQATVPAGLSNVVAVSAGATHSLVALADGTVVAWGGNAYGETRVPVGLSGVTAITGKAMNNMVLADDPPPTPVTNLAAPTVTGSKVRLTWQYPAQATDRDIQSIVVRRSAGVTPPASPTDGDNIPMSRPLVEYTTDIHSLLPGQQFTYAVFAIDKAGNVGAPASITVPAQFPSPVTSAQATANSPFDISLTWHNPTDVPLTKVVVRRADGATPPPTATSGKGISLSPALAESTENGGLLPNHQYSYSIFVRDGIGNDSELGPESTVTITTPADLTPPPPVSDLQLQASTSTTVTLAWVNTASPDNDLNRIVVRRFDGATSDVSPTGGRNIGVRPTLGESTTDGAVVTGRTYTYAVYEQDRSGNSSTPAVITVSVPA from the coding sequence ATGGCATTGGGGATCTCTCGCCGCACGACACCCGTCAGGACGCGGCTACTATCGGTTGCGGCTGTGCTTGCCATGCTTGGCTCGGTCCTAGTCGCGCTCGCACCCGCGGCAGGCGCAGACCCGCAGCCCAAGACAATCGTCGCGTGGGGTCGAAACACCTGGGGCGAATCCAACATTCCGACTGGGATGAGCGATGTCAAAGCGATTTCGACAGCCGCGCACAGCCTCGTTCTCAAAAATGACGGTACGGTTGTTGCTTGGGGAGACAATGAAGCTGGCGAGACCAACGTTCCGGCCGGATTGTCCGATGTTGTTGCAATCGCCGCTGGCGGATTCCACAGCCTGGCGTTACGTAGCGACGGCACAGTCGTCGCATGGGGCGCGAATGTCTACAATCAATCGTCGGTACCCGCCGGCTTGACCGACGTCGTGGCGATTTCCGGCGGCCGGTATCACAGCCTGGCTTTGCGCGGGGACGGCACGGTCGTGGCCTGGGGTCAGAACAACTACGGTCAATCGAACGTCCCTGCCGGCCTGAACGATGTAGTCGCCATCGATGCAGGCGGCACCCACAGCCTCGCTCTGCGAAGTGACGGCACCGTCGTTGCGTGGGGCAACAATGCAAATGGACAGGCCACCGTGCCTGCTGGGTTGTCCGATGTCGTTGCAGTGGCCGCCGGATGGAACCATAGCCTGGCGTTGCGTGGGGATGGCACCGTTGTGGCCTGGGGCAGCAACGCCGACGGTCAGGCAACCGTTCCGGCTGGGTTGTCCAATGTGGTCGCCGTGTCCGCTGGCGCCACACACAGTCTCGTTGCGCTGGCTGATGGCACGGTAGTGGCCTGGGGCGGCAACGCCTATGGCGAGACCAGAGTTCCGGTCGGCCTGAGTGGAGTCACCGCCATCACCGGCAAGGCCATGAACAACATGGTTCTGGCCGATGACCCACCGCCAACCCCGGTCACCAACCTCGCCGCCCCAACCGTCACCGGCAGCAAGGTCCGTCTGACCTGGCAGTATCCCGCACAAGCTACCGATCGGGACATTCAAAGCATTGTTGTTCGTCGGTCGGCCGGCGTCACTCCACCGGCATCGCCGACCGATGGCGACAACATCCCTATGAGCAGACCACTCGTCGAATACACCACCGACATCCACTCCCTGCTGCCCGGCCAGCAGTTCACCTACGCCGTGTTTGCCATTGACAAGGCCGGAAATGTTGGTGCTCCCGCTAGCATCACAGTCCCCGCACAGTTCCCGAGCCCAGTGACAAGTGCGCAAGCCACCGCAAACAGCCCATTCGACATCTCGCTGACCTGGCACAACCCGACCGATGTGCCGTTGACGAAGGTTGTCGTCCGACGTGCGGACGGGGCAACTCCTCCACCGACGGCGACCTCTGGAAAGGGGATCTCGCTGTCACCGGCGCTGGCCGAATCGACCGAGAACGGCGGCCTACTGCCGAATCATCAATACAGCTACTCGATCTTCGTCAGGGATGGAATCGGCAACGACAGCGAACTCGGTCCCGAGAGCACCGTCACAATTACCACCCCGGCTGATCTGACACCCCCGCCCCCGGTCAGCGATCTTCAACTCCAGGCGAGTACTTCGACCACCGTCACCTTGGCTTGGGTCAACACTGCCTCGCCCGACAATGATCTCAACCGAATTGTCGTTCGCCGATTCGATGGTGCGACGAGCGATGTTTCCCCCACCGGGGGGCGTAACATCGGGGTCCGTCCGACGCTGGGTGAGTCGACCACTGATGGGGCAGTAGTCACGGGCCGTACCTACACGTACGCCGTGTACGAGCAGGATCGGTCAGGGAACTCGAGTACGCCTGCCGTGATCACCGTTTCAGTGCCGGCGTAG